In Hevea brasiliensis isolate MT/VB/25A 57/8 chromosome 13, ASM3005281v1, whole genome shotgun sequence, a single genomic region encodes these proteins:
- the LOC131172205 gene encoding DNAJ protein JJJ1 homolog → MRSVFCKKLGLRLDGLREAPVMGNLGSLYGQVTAFYNYWLGFCTVMDFCWVDQYDVMARPNRKSRRVIEEENKKLRKKAKREYNEMVRGLAEFVKKRDKRVIDMMVKKNVELEKKKEEERERKKKLEREKMERVGAYEEPKWARVNEEDVEEVVGFEEEGKGKKGNGGKKLYCVVCGKKFKSEKQWKNHEQSKKHKEVAEFRESFGDDEEETIEDFEEDEQGNNEEMVNNVDEVNARFREDFTIRKRMGLRMQNCEMRKMGSLMLRTVMRWKDLIWQMGMLMMMRFG, encoded by the coding sequence ATGAGGTCAGTTTTTTGTAAGAAATTAGGGTTGAGGTTGGATGGTCTGAGGGAGGCACCGGTGATGGGGAATTTGGGGAGTCTGTATGGGCAGGTTACAGCGTTTTATAATTACTGGTTAGGGTTTTGTACGGTAATGGATTTTTGTTGGGTGGATCAGTACGATGTGATGGCCAGGCCAAATCGGAAATCAAGGAGGGTGATAGAGGAGGAGAACAAGAAGTTGAGGAAAAAGGCCAAGAGGGAGTATAATGAGATGGTGAGGGGGTTGGCGGAATTTGTGAAGAAGAGGGATAAAAGAGTGATTGATATGATGGTTAAGAAAAATGTGGAGTTGGAGAAAAAGAAAGAGGAGGAGAGGGAGAGGAAGAAGAAGTTGgagagagagaaaatggagagagttGGAGCATATGAGGAACCGAAGTGGGCAAGAGTGAATGAAGAGGATGTGGAGGAGGTGGTGGGGTTTGAGGAGGAAGGAAAGGGTAAGAAGGGGAATGGAGGGAAAAAGTTGTATTGCGTGGTGTGTGGAAAAAAGTTTAAGAGTGAGAAGCAATGGAAGAATCATGAGCAGTCGAAGAAGCATAAGGAGGTGGCTGAGTTCAGGGAGTCATTTGGGGATGATGAAGAAGAGACAATAGAAGATTTTGAGGAGGATGAACAAGGAAACAATGAAGAAATGGTTAACAATGTTGACGAGGTAAATGCGAGGTTTAGAGAGGATTTCACGATAAGGAAGAGAATGGGGTTGAGAATGCAGAATTGTGAGATGAGGAAGATGGGTTCTTTGATGTTGAGGACGGTGATGAGGTGGAAGGATTTGATATGGCAGATGGGAATGTTGATGATGATGAGGTTTGGATGA
- the LOC131172207 gene encoding phosphoserine phosphatase, chloroplastic-like, with protein MVKYPIPLIAKVVHDLMFNLSVLQILGVCRFSLIMLSRLPDNRISPGIDELVKKLKAKNTNVYLISGGFRQMINPVASILGIPPENIFANQLLFGSLGEFLGFDANEPTSRSGGKATAVQQIRKLIMMINRVHGYKALVMIGDGATDLEARKPGGANLFIC; from the exons ATGGTGAAGTATCCCATTCCCTTGAT AGCAAAGGTGGTTCATGATTTaatgtttaaccttagtgtactTCAAATTCTGGGTGTATGCCGTTTCTCACTTATTATGCTTAGTAGACTTCCTGATAATAG GATCTCTCCTGGCATAGATGAGTTGGTCAAGAAGCTGAAGGCTAAAAATACTAATGTTTATTTGATCTCTGGAGGCTTTCGTCAAATGATCAAT CCTGTTGCATCCATCCTTGGGATTCCGCCTGAAAATATTTTTGCTAACCAATTGCTCTTTGGAAGTTTGGGGGAGTTTCTAGGGTTTGATGCTAATGAGCCTACTTCAAGAAGTGGAGGAAAAGCAACTGCAGTGCAGCAGATAAGGAAG CTGATTATGATGATAAACCGGGTTCATGGGTACAAGGCTCTGGTTATGATTGGTGATGGTGCAACTGATCTTGAG GCTAGAAAGCCAGGTGGTGCCAACTTGTTCATTTGCTAA
- the LOC131171940 gene encoding phosphoserine phosphatase, chloroplastic-like, which produces MEGLVHLRIDPIHPTCRHSGSRFIPAFPLQLKKDLNRGGIMFMKPQTFISDSASVQPLKASSLGHFHNALPSKDVLGLWRSADAVCFDIDSTVCLDEGIDELAEFCGARKAVAEWTAKAMGGSVPFEEALAAILSLFKPSLSQVQDFLEKRPPK; this is translated from the exons ATGGAAGGGTTGGTGCATTTACGAATCGACCCAATTCATCCTACCTGTAGACATTCTGGCTCTCGTTTTATTCCAGCTTTCCCCTTGCAGTTGAAAAAGGATTTGAATAGAGGTGGTATTATGTTTATGAAacctcaaacattcatttcagaTAGTGCTTCAGTTCAACCCTTAAAAGCTTCCTCATTGGGCCACTTCCACAATGCACTGCCATCCAAAG ATGTTCTTGGGCTTTGGAGAAGCGCTGATGCAGTATGCTTTGATATAGATAGCACAGTATGCCTAGATGAGGGTATTGATGAACTTGCAGAGTTTTGTGGAGCTAGAAAGGCTGTTGCAGAATGGACTGCTAA AGCAATGGGTGGTTCTGTTCCTTTTGAGGAGGCCTTGGCAGCCATACTTTCTCTATTCAAACCTTCCTTATCTCAGGTCCAAGATTTTCTTGAGAAGAGGCCCCCAAAGTAG
- the LOC110666516 gene encoding ATP synthase subunit gamma, mitochondrial: protein MAMASLRREGRRFAAPLISSQPITAIRSSLIAEEQAPLGIRSISTQVVRNRMKSVKNIQKITKAMKMVAASKLRAIQTRAENSRGLWQPFTALLGDAPSVDAKKNVIVTISSDKGLCGGINSTSVKISKAIHKLTAGPEKETKYVILGEKAKAQLIRDSKKDIELSITELQKNPLNYTQVSVLADDILKNVEYDALRIVFNKFHSVVSFLPTMSTILSPEVVEREAESGGKLGDLDSYEIEGGETKGEILQNLAEFQFSCVLFNAVLENACSEQGARMSAMDSSSRNAGEMLDRLTLTYNRTRQASITTELIEIISGASALEG, encoded by the exons ATGGCGATGGCTTCTTTGAGACGTGAAGGGAGGCGATTCGCTGCCCCTCTCATCTCCTCCCAACCGATCACCGCCATCCGATCCTCTCTTATTGCTGA GGAGCAGGCGCCTCTCGGAATACGTTCTATTTCAACTCAAGTTG TCAGAAATAGAATGAAGAGTGTCAAAAATATTCAGAAAATTACAAAGGCCATGAAGATGGTTGCAGCCTCAAAGTTACGTGCAATTCAAACTCGAGCAGAAAATTCTCGTGGCCTATGGCAGCCATTTACTGCACTTCTTGGCGATGCTCCTA GTGTTGATGCGAAGAAGAATGTAATTGTCACTATTTCTTCAGACAAAGGTCTATGTGGAGGAATTAACTCCACATCAGTCAAGATAAGCAAGGCTATTCACAAGTTGACTGCTG GTCCAGAGAAAGAAACGAAATATGTAATCTTGGGAGAAAAGGCAAAGGCTCAGTTGATACGTGACTCGAAGAAGGACATTGAACTATCCATCACTGAGTTGCAAAAGAATCCTCTGAATTATACTCAG GTCTCTGTTCTGGCAGATGACATCTTAAAGAATGTGGAATATGATGCTTTGAGGATTGTCTTCAACAAGTTCCATTCAGTTGTTTCATTTCTTCCAACCATGTCAACTATATTATCTCCAGAG GTTGTGGAGAGAGAGGCTGAATCTGGGGGAAAACTTGGAGATCTGGACTCTTATGAGATTGAAGGTGGTGAAACAAAGGGTGAAATACTTCAGAATCTTGCTGAGTTCCAGTTTTCTTGT GTCCTTTTCAATGCTGTACTGGAGAATGCTTGCAGTGAGCAAGGAGCTAGGATGTCTGCTATGGACAGCTCAAGCAGAAATGCTGGCGAGATGCTTGATCGACTGACACTTACTTATAACAG AACTCGTCAAGCATCAATCACCACTGAGTTGATCGAAATTATATCAGGAGCATCAGCATTAGAGGGTTAA